Proteins encoded within one genomic window of Desulfobulbaceae bacterium DB1:
- a CDS encoding transcriptional regulator, with protein MRTKEFFATHPVFTHAEFTRFLEAGGSSNVKTKESLLKYHVKQGNLLRIRRGLYMTVPLGMKPETCPADPYLIAAKMTDDAVLAYHTALEFHGKAYSVFTQYQYLTCQGGRHTTFRSYTFSGIRPPGKLKNPLQPGVKTVDHNGLDIKVTSLERTLVDLLDRPRLGGSWEEIWRSLEGVEFFDLKMVIEYALQLHNATTISRVGFFLEQHQDTLMVRDQHLEQLRRHKPKRPQYFERGKSGRLVKSWNLMVPESILDRSWQEVM; from the coding sequence ATGCGCACCAAAGAATTCTTTGCCACCCATCCGGTATTCACCCACGCCGAATTCACAAGGTTTCTGGAAGCCGGAGGGAGCAGCAATGTAAAAACAAAAGAGTCTCTTCTGAAATACCATGTCAAGCAGGGCAACCTGTTACGCATCCGGAGAGGACTCTATATGACGGTTCCGCTTGGCATGAAACCCGAAACATGCCCGGCCGATCCATACCTCATAGCGGCAAAAATGACCGATGATGCAGTACTGGCCTATCACACAGCTTTAGAATTTCACGGCAAGGCCTATTCCGTGTTTACGCAGTATCAATATCTGACCTGCCAAGGAGGACGTCACACCACCTTCAGATCGTATACCTTTTCCGGCATTCGCCCTCCTGGGAAATTAAAAAATCCTCTGCAGCCTGGTGTCAAAACCGTGGACCATAATGGGCTGGACATAAAAGTCACAAGTCTGGAAAGGACTCTGGTCGACCTTCTGGATCGGCCACGCCTGGGGGGGAGCTGGGAAGAAATCTGGAGATCTCTGGAAGGAGTGGAATTCTTTGATTTAAAAATGGTGATTGAATATGCCCTGCAGCTCCATAATGCCACAACCATATCCCGGGTGGGCTTCTTTCTTGAACAGCACCAGGATACGCTTATGGTGAGGGATCAACATCTTGAACAGCTTCGCAGGCACAAACCCAAAAGACCGCAGTATTTTGAACGCGGCAAATCCGGGCGCCTGGTTAAATCATGGAATCTTATGGTTCCGGAATCAATCCTGGATCGTTCCTGGCAGGAGGTTATGTGA
- a CDS encoding chromosome partitioning protein codes for MSITVFGGEKGGTGKTTLAVNIAAMLAMKGKDVLLLDTDRQGTASFWATVRDEENIEPRVACVQKFGKGLPAQVRDLAERYDEIIIDAGGRDSMELRYALGVADRAYIPVQPFQFDIWTIRQMDTLVEMAKGLNEELAAFIVINRVATNPAIREDRETREFITRENFQHLTLAQSMIRDRIAFRKAARDGLAVVEYGQDRKAVNEMNQLYEEIYGD; via the coding sequence ATGAGCATCACAGTTTTCGGCGGAGAAAAAGGCGGCACCGGCAAGACGACTCTGGCGGTCAACATCGCGGCCATGCTGGCCATGAAGGGAAAGGACGTACTACTGCTGGACACCGACCGGCAAGGGACAGCCTCCTTCTGGGCCACGGTCCGGGATGAGGAAAACATCGAGCCCCGGGTGGCCTGTGTGCAGAAATTCGGCAAGGGCCTGCCGGCCCAGGTCCGTGATCTGGCTGAACGATACGACGAGATCATCATCGATGCCGGCGGCCGCGATTCCATGGAGCTGCGCTACGCCCTCGGCGTGGCCGACCGGGCCTACATACCGGTGCAGCCCTTCCAGTTTGACATCTGGACTATCCGCCAGATGGATACCCTGGTGGAGATGGCAAAGGGGTTGAACGAAGAACTTGCCGCCTTCATCGTCATCAACCGGGTCGCCACCAATCCGGCCATCCGGGAGGACCGGGAGACCCGGGAATTCATCACCCGGGAAAATTTTCAGCATCTGACCCTGGCCCAATCCATGATCCGGGACCGCATCGCCTTCCGCAAGGCGGCCAGAGACGGCCTGGCCGTGGTCGAGTACGGCCAGGACCGCAAGGCGGTTAACGAAATGAACCAATTGTACGAGGAGATCTATGGTGACTAA